The Candidatus Woesearchaeota archaeon genome contains a region encoding:
- a CDS encoding 30S ribosomal protein S15 → MARMHSRKRGKSGSKQPIKKVVPTWLRYKPKEVELLVVKLAKEGKSPSAIGLYLRDTYGIPDVRVIANKKINMILQERKLASQIPEDLTSLMRKAVLIQKHMTTNKKDTPAKRGLQLTEAKINRLAKYYKRTGKLPQDWKYDPEKAKIFVE, encoded by the coding sequence ATGGCACGCATGCATTCAAGAAAAAGAGGAAAATCAGGAAGCAAACAACCGATTAAGAAAGTTGTACCTACCTGGCTACGTTATAAACCAAAAGAAGTTGAGCTTCTTGTAGTCAAGCTAGCAAAGGAAGGAAAAAGCCCTTCTGCTATTGGCCTTTATTTACGAGATACGTATGGTATCCCTGATGTAAGGGTTATTGCCAATAAAAAAATCAACATGATTTTACAAGAACGAAAACTTGCAAGTCAAATCCCCGAAGATCTGACATCATTAATGCGAAAAGCAGTACTTATTCAGAAACACATGACCACGAATAAAAAAGATACACCTGCAAAAAGAGGATTACAATTAACAGAAGCAAAGATTAATCGGCTCGCGAAATATTACAAGCGAACAGGAAAGCTACCTCAAGATTGGAAGTATGATCCAGAGAAAGCAAAGATCTTTGTGGAGTAA
- a CDS encoding DHH family phosphoesterase, with protein MEKYEAFKAGAAHAAYQFHQIDKNETIRLISHLDSDGIAACSLMVKALNIENRKYSISIVQQLRKEVLRQLAKEEYKYFVFTDLGSGQIDMVHEHLEGRNIFIFDHHQLQSQRTYEGTVHVNPLLYGIDGSKEISGAGVVYYVVKNLNKKLEHYAHVALIGAVGDVQEENGKFNYLNNEMLEIAKREGTITVSKGLRFFGQQTKPLYKLLEYSTEVYIPGVTGSESGAIQFLQEIDIHPKSGREWKKISELTKEEMERLVAHIILKRKGQPFPEDILGLNYTLTFEEEDSPTRDLREFSTLLNACGRLNKASLGIGACLNDSKIKKRAIQALTEYRREIMQALLWYYDQKNNANIIKEDGFIIINAKDQVLGTIIGTLASIISKSKDVKENQLILSMAQLFDNTTKISLRIAGHHPRQDIDLKVMVIDMIHGLEGCEAGGHQFAAGAIIPSAMEPVFIERAKTILREKSIEEKVM; from the coding sequence TTGGAGAAGTATGAAGCCTTTAAAGCAGGAGCAGCACATGCAGCTTATCAATTTCATCAGATTGATAAAAATGAAACAATTCGACTGATCTCTCATCTTGATAGTGATGGCATTGCAGCATGTTCTTTAATGGTGAAAGCATTGAATATAGAGAACAGAAAATACTCTATTTCTATTGTCCAACAACTCAGGAAAGAGGTACTACGACAGCTGGCAAAAGAAGAATATAAGTACTTTGTTTTTACTGATCTTGGTAGCGGTCAAATTGATATGGTTCACGAGCATTTAGAAGGGAGGAACATTTTTATTTTCGATCACCATCAGCTTCAATCCCAGCGAACATACGAGGGAACGGTTCATGTAAACCCTCTCTTGTATGGTATTGATGGTTCTAAAGAGATTTCTGGTGCAGGTGTTGTGTATTATGTGGTGAAGAATCTCAATAAAAAACTGGAACACTATGCGCATGTTGCGCTTATTGGGGCTGTTGGAGATGTGCAGGAAGAGAACGGAAAATTTAATTATCTTAATAATGAAATGTTGGAAATAGCAAAACGGGAGGGGACCATTACCGTTAGTAAGGGTCTTCGCTTTTTTGGACAGCAGACAAAGCCATTGTATAAACTTTTAGAATACAGCACCGAGGTATATATTCCCGGAGTTACCGGAAGTGAGTCTGGTGCAATACAATTTTTGCAGGAAATAGATATTCATCCTAAATCTGGACGAGAATGGAAGAAGATTTCCGAGCTCACCAAAGAAGAAATGGAACGCTTAGTAGCTCATATTATCCTTAAGAGAAAGGGCCAACCATTTCCTGAAGACATCTTAGGGTTAAACTATACACTAACATTTGAGGAAGAGGATAGTCCAACACGAGACCTTCGAGAGTTTTCCACGCTCCTTAACGCTTGTGGACGGTTGAACAAAGCATCCCTCGGGATTGGTGCTTGTCTTAATGATAGTAAAATAAAAAAAAGAGCTATCCAAGCCTTGACTGAATATCGACGAGAAATTATGCAGGCTTTACTTTGGTACTATGACCAAAAAAATAATGCCAACATTATCAAGGAAGATGGTTTTATCATTATTAATGCTAAAGATCAGGTTTTGGGAACGATTATTGGGACTCTCGCTTCTATTATCTCAAAATCTAAAGATGTAAAGGAAAATCAGCTGATTTTATCGATGGCCCAACTCTTTGATAATACTACCAAAATAAGTTTGCGGATTGCTGGACACCATCCTCGCCAAGATATTGACTTAAAAGTCATGGTTATTGACATGATTCACGGTTTAGAAGGTTGTGAGGCAGGCGGTCATCAGTTTGCCGCAGGTGCAATAATTCCTTCTGCTATGGAACCTGTTTTTATCGAACGCGCCAAAACTATTCTCCGAGAAAAGAGTATTGAAGAGAAAGTCATGTAG
- a CDS encoding ATP-dependent DNA helicase, whose amino-acid sequence MQELSSFLFPHETVRPIQHNLMNTVQDCLRQKKHLIVHAPTGLGKTAATLPLALAYALEHKYTVFFLTSRHTQHAIAIETLKQIKQKYNTPFVVADMIGKKWMCAQPNTEHFPSSDFAEFCKHLVVEGKCPYYNNTRNKMNLTVKAKTIHEELKQGIHHTDHIIATCTSHELCPYEVAVSLAKNAQVIIADYLYLFAPYIRDSFFLKIQRNLPETILIIDEGHNLPSRVRDLASFRLTNLMVKRAIIEAKKFGYDDTIGLLSHLQDLLNTLSEGMKYNDERLVIQQQFVKAVERIHDYEQVIADLTFIAASIRERQQKTFIGGIAHFLEAWQGTDEGYARILSLTQGRDTPLITLSYRCLDPSVMTQNVIQQTYATILMSGTLSPPTMYRDLLGFPKDTVVKEYPSPFPKTNRMNVIIPHTTTKFSERNESQYKEIATICAHIANTVPGNSAFFFPSYFLRDKVAVHFHQQSIKTTLVEVSQVTKQQKQDLLERFKQYHKTGAVLLAVVSGSFAEGIDLPGDFLKTVVIVGLPLNQPDLEAKELIKYYDLKFGLGWDYGYVLPAMIKSFQSAGRCIRSETDRGMIFFLDVRYQWPQYFKTFPKDWEVAISKEYISLINHFFQNNLQQNQG is encoded by the coding sequence ATGCAAGAGTTATCATCTTTTCTTTTTCCTCATGAAACTGTACGTCCTATTCAGCATAATTTGATGAACACGGTTCAGGATTGTTTACGCCAGAAGAAGCATCTTATTGTCCATGCTCCTACTGGTCTGGGAAAAACTGCGGCAACATTGCCATTAGCATTGGCGTATGCCTTAGAACATAAATATACGGTTTTTTTTCTTACTTCACGACATACCCAACATGCCATTGCCATAGAAACTCTGAAACAAATCAAACAAAAATATAATACTCCCTTTGTTGTTGCCGATATGATCGGTAAAAAGTGGATGTGCGCACAGCCTAACACTGAACATTTTCCTTCGTCTGATTTTGCTGAATTTTGCAAACATCTTGTTGTTGAGGGAAAATGCCCTTACTATAATAACACTAGAAACAAGATGAATTTAACAGTTAAAGCGAAGACGATTCATGAAGAACTCAAACAAGGAATCCATCATACTGATCATATTATTGCTACCTGCACGAGTCATGAATTATGTCCCTATGAAGTTGCTGTCTCTTTAGCAAAAAACGCTCAGGTTATTATTGCTGATTATCTGTACCTCTTTGCTCCGTATATCAGAGATAGCTTTTTCCTCAAAATTCAGCGGAATTTGCCAGAAACAATTCTCATTATTGATGAGGGCCATAATCTGCCTTCACGAGTACGAGACTTGGCATCGTTTCGATTAACCAATCTCATGGTGAAACGAGCAATCATCGAAGCAAAAAAATTTGGTTATGATGATACTATTGGCCTCCTTTCCCATCTGCAAGATCTATTGAATACCCTTAGCGAGGGAATGAAATACAACGATGAACGTTTAGTTATACAGCAACAGTTTGTAAAGGCAGTGGAGCGTATTCATGATTACGAACAGGTTATTGCAGACCTGACGTTTATAGCTGCCTCTATTCGAGAGCGCCAGCAGAAAACATTTATCGGAGGAATTGCGCATTTTCTCGAGGCATGGCAGGGAACAGATGAGGGTTATGCACGAATTCTCTCGCTGACGCAAGGAAGAGATACTCCTCTTATTACCTTGTCGTATCGCTGTTTGGATCCCTCGGTTATGACCCAGAATGTTATCCAACAAACCTATGCCACCATCCTAATGAGCGGAACATTATCACCCCCAACAATGTATAGAGACTTGTTAGGATTTCCTAAAGATACGGTAGTAAAGGAATATCCCAGTCCATTTCCGAAAACCAATAGAATGAATGTTATCATCCCGCATACTACCACTAAGTTTAGCGAGCGCAATGAATCCCAGTATAAAGAGATAGCAACTATTTGTGCACACATTGCGAATACTGTTCCGGGTAATAGCGCATTCTTTTTTCCGAGTTATTTTCTTCGTGATAAAGTTGCCGTGCATTTTCATCAGCAATCAATCAAAACAACTTTAGTAGAGGTTTCTCAGGTAACAAAACAACAAAAACAGGATCTCCTTGAGAGGTTTAAGCAGTATCATAAAACCGGTGCAGTGTTACTTGCTGTTGTCTCTGGATCATTTGCAGAGGGCATAGATCTTCCAGGAGATTTTCTCAAGACAGTGGTTATTGTCGGTCTACCGCTTAACCAGCCAGACCTAGAGGCAAAAGAACTTATCAAATACTATGATCTGAAATTTGGTTTAGGATGGGATTATGGGTATGTCCTTCCTGCCATGATCAAAAGCTTTCAATCTGCAGGAAGATGTATCAGGAGTGAAACAGACCGGGGCATGATTTTTTTTCTCGATGTCCGTTATCAATGGCCGCAGTATTTTAAGACTTTTCCTAAGGA